Proteins found in one Limanda limanda chromosome 18, fLimLim1.1, whole genome shotgun sequence genomic segment:
- the LOC133024469 gene encoding hydroperoxide isomerase ALOXE3-like isoform X2: MAEYKLQVSTGDMPSAGTWDHVSVTLIGSDGESEKTDLDNFGKDLCTGKIGTYTVKTSSSLGKVLLVKVEKDPRLLTLEDEWYCSTIEVTTPEGDAILFPCHRWISRGEYVELRGGRAMKFFEDDHPLLIEHRKKELTLQKSLYQWKPLAEGLLHISSFEHESELPAEIRFSKAKTDEMQNTTKRLGLKFKFKGMVGSIKKWETVDHLKKLFNFKKTPMSEYVAEHWKEDDFYGSQFLNGINPTLIKRCSELPRNFPVTEEMVKPFLAEGSSLRREIGKGNIFLYDQKKLDGIPTYVYNGESLTVTSGLCLFYLNPQNKLMPIAIQLHQQPSEKNPIFLPSDLETDWLLAKMFIKNADTLDHEASTSGLEGMIEIMRRSLREMTYSSVCLPENIIARGLESIPNYYYRDDGLKLWSIINSFVRAAVEYYYPSDADVCKDTELQDWICEIFTYGLLGNKASGFPDCFHSIEELIRFITVVIFTVSAQHAAVNNGQFDYYFWTPNATLILHKPPPTTKGQSSMETIMETLPNVGETVTISVLINQLSDEYSDVIPLGQYTEKRFDEPELTQVILEFQAELSYLGEEIAKRNSHLEVPYDYLLPSHIDNSVSI; encoded by the exons ATGGCTGAGTACAAGCTACAGGTGTCAACAGGTGACATGCCAAGTGCAGGAACATGGGATCATGTTTCTGTCACTCTAATTGGAAGTgacggagagagtgagaaaactGATCTGGACAACTTTGGCAAAGACCTCTGCACCGGGAAA ATTGGGACCTACACCGTGAAAACCAGTTCATCTCTGGGGAAAGTTCTGCTGGTCAAGGTGGAGAAGGATCCCCGTCTCTTAACCCTAGAAGACGAGTGGTACTGCTCCACCATAGAGGTGACGACTCCAGAGGGAGACGCCATTCTCTTCCCCTGTCACAGATGGATTTCCAGGGGAGAGTATGTggagctgagaggagggagag CCATGAAGTTTTTTGAGGACGACCATCCCCTGTTGATTGAGCACCGGAAAAAAGAGTTGACACTTCAAAAGAGCTTGTACCA gTGGAAGCCTCTAGCTGAAGGACTACTCCACATTAGCAGTTTTGAACATGAGTCTGAGCTCCCAGCTGAAATCCGCTTCTCTAAGGCCAAAACGGACGAAATGCAAAACACAACCAAACGACT TGGATTGAAGTTCAAATTTAAGGGAATGGTCGGATCCATCAAAAAATGGGAAACTGTCGACCACCTGAAAAAACTCTTTAACTTCAAAAAGACACCAATGTCAG AGTACGTTGCAGAGCACTGGAAGGAAGATGACTTTTACGGATCCCAGTTTCTGAACGGAATCAACCCCACTTTGATCAAGCGCTGCTCAGAGCTTCCCCGAAACTTCCCTGTCACAGAGGAGATGGTGAAGCCGTTCCTGGCTGAGGGCAGCAGTCTGAGGAGGGAGATTGGG AAAGGCAATATATTCCTCTATGACCAAAAGAAGCTGGATGGAATCCCCACTTATGTCTACAATGGAGAATCTCTGACTGTGACTTCTGGTCTCTGTTTGTTCTACTTGAACCCACAAAACAAACTGATGCCAATTGCGATACAG CTGCATCAACAGCCCTCAGAGAAGAATCCCATCTTTCTGCCCAGTGACCTGGAGACTGACTGGCTGCTGGCCAAGATGTTTATCAAAAACGCAGATACACTGGATCATGAAGCC agTACATCTGGACTTGAAGGGATGATAGAGATCATGAGAAGGTCCCTCCGTGAAATGACCTACAGCTCCGTCTGTCTGCCAGAGAACATCATTGCACGAGGACTGGAGTCAATCCCCAACTACTACTACAGAGATGATGGATTGAAGCTATGGTCAATCATCAACAG CTTTGTGAGGGCAGCAGTGGAGTACTACTATCCCTCAGACGCTGACGTCTGtaaagacacagagctgcaggattggATCTGTGAGATATTCACCTACGGCCTCTTGGGAAACAAAGCCTCAG GATTCCCAGACTGCTTTCATTCCATTGAGGAATTGATAAGATTCATCACCGTGGTCATCTTCACAGTGTCGGCTCAACATGCAGCAGTCAATAATGGACAG TTTGACTACTACTTCTGGACGCCGAATGCCACCTTGATATTGCACAAACCTCCTCCGACCACCAAGGGGCAGTCAAGCATGGAGACAATTATGGAGACCCTCCCGAATGTTGGAGAGACTGTCACCATATCAGTGTTGATAAATCAACTTTCAGACGAATACAGTGATGtt ATTCCTTTGGGTCAATATACTGAGAAAAGATTTGACGAGCCTGAGCTTACACAGGTGATTCTGGAGTTTCAAGCGGAGTTGTCATACCTTGGTGAAGAAATCGCAAAGAGAAACTCGCACCTTGAAGTGCCCTATGACTACCTGCTCCCGTCTCACATTGATAACAGCGTGTCTATTTGA
- the LOC133024469 gene encoding hydroperoxide isomerase ALOXE3-like isoform X1, giving the protein MAEYKLQVSTGDMPSAGTWDHVSVTLIGSDGESEKTDLDNFGKDLCTGKIGTYTVKTSSSLGKVLLVKVEKDPRLLTLEDEWYCSTIEVTTPEGDAILFPCHRWISRGEYVELRGGRAMKFFEDDHPLLIEHRKKELTLQKSLYQWKPLAEGLLHISSFEHESELPAEIRFSKAKTDEMQNTTKRLGLKFKFKGMVGSIKKWETVDHLKKLFNFKKTPMSEYVAEHWKEDDFYGSQFLNGINPTLIKRCSELPRNFPVTEEMVKPFLAEGSSLRREIGKGNIFLYDQKKLDGIPTYVYNGESLTVTSGLCLFYLNPQNKLMPIAIQLHQQPSEKNPIFLPSDLETDWLLAKMFIKNADTLDHEAVHHLMNTHFMGEVYSVATLRCFPVIHPLYKLLIPHFKSTLDINIRARTRLMGPDGIFKISTSGLEGMIEIMRRSLREMTYSSVCLPENIIARGLESIPNYYYRDDGLKLWSIINSFVRAAVEYYYPSDADVCKDTELQDWICEIFTYGLLGNKASGFPDCFHSIEELIRFITVVIFTVSAQHAAVNNGQFDYYFWTPNATLILHKPPPTTKGQSSMETIMETLPNVGETVTISVLINQLSDEYSDVIPLGQYTEKRFDEPELTQVILEFQAELSYLGEEIAKRNSHLEVPYDYLLPSHIDNSVSI; this is encoded by the exons ATGGCTGAGTACAAGCTACAGGTGTCAACAGGTGACATGCCAAGTGCAGGAACATGGGATCATGTTTCTGTCACTCTAATTGGAAGTgacggagagagtgagaaaactGATCTGGACAACTTTGGCAAAGACCTCTGCACCGGGAAA ATTGGGACCTACACCGTGAAAACCAGTTCATCTCTGGGGAAAGTTCTGCTGGTCAAGGTGGAGAAGGATCCCCGTCTCTTAACCCTAGAAGACGAGTGGTACTGCTCCACCATAGAGGTGACGACTCCAGAGGGAGACGCCATTCTCTTCCCCTGTCACAGATGGATTTCCAGGGGAGAGTATGTggagctgagaggagggagag CCATGAAGTTTTTTGAGGACGACCATCCCCTGTTGATTGAGCACCGGAAAAAAGAGTTGACACTTCAAAAGAGCTTGTACCA gTGGAAGCCTCTAGCTGAAGGACTACTCCACATTAGCAGTTTTGAACATGAGTCTGAGCTCCCAGCTGAAATCCGCTTCTCTAAGGCCAAAACGGACGAAATGCAAAACACAACCAAACGACT TGGATTGAAGTTCAAATTTAAGGGAATGGTCGGATCCATCAAAAAATGGGAAACTGTCGACCACCTGAAAAAACTCTTTAACTTCAAAAAGACACCAATGTCAG AGTACGTTGCAGAGCACTGGAAGGAAGATGACTTTTACGGATCCCAGTTTCTGAACGGAATCAACCCCACTTTGATCAAGCGCTGCTCAGAGCTTCCCCGAAACTTCCCTGTCACAGAGGAGATGGTGAAGCCGTTCCTGGCTGAGGGCAGCAGTCTGAGGAGGGAGATTGGG AAAGGCAATATATTCCTCTATGACCAAAAGAAGCTGGATGGAATCCCCACTTATGTCTACAATGGAGAATCTCTGACTGTGACTTCTGGTCTCTGTTTGTTCTACTTGAACCCACAAAACAAACTGATGCCAATTGCGATACAG CTGCATCAACAGCCCTCAGAGAAGAATCCCATCTTTCTGCCCAGTGACCTGGAGACTGACTGGCTGCTGGCCAAGATGTTTATCAAAAACGCAGATACACTGGATCATGAAGCCGTCCATCACCTCATGAATACTCACTTCATGGGAGAGGTCTACAGTGTTGCCACTCTGCGCTGCTTCCCAGTGATTCATCCCCTCTACAAG TTGTTGATTCCACACTTCAAGTCCACTCTCGACATAAACATTAGAGCCCGTACACGTCTAATGGGACCTGATGGGATCTTTAAAATA agTACATCTGGACTTGAAGGGATGATAGAGATCATGAGAAGGTCCCTCCGTGAAATGACCTACAGCTCCGTCTGTCTGCCAGAGAACATCATTGCACGAGGACTGGAGTCAATCCCCAACTACTACTACAGAGATGATGGATTGAAGCTATGGTCAATCATCAACAG CTTTGTGAGGGCAGCAGTGGAGTACTACTATCCCTCAGACGCTGACGTCTGtaaagacacagagctgcaggattggATCTGTGAGATATTCACCTACGGCCTCTTGGGAAACAAAGCCTCAG GATTCCCAGACTGCTTTCATTCCATTGAGGAATTGATAAGATTCATCACCGTGGTCATCTTCACAGTGTCGGCTCAACATGCAGCAGTCAATAATGGACAG TTTGACTACTACTTCTGGACGCCGAATGCCACCTTGATATTGCACAAACCTCCTCCGACCACCAAGGGGCAGTCAAGCATGGAGACAATTATGGAGACCCTCCCGAATGTTGGAGAGACTGTCACCATATCAGTGTTGATAAATCAACTTTCAGACGAATACAGTGATGtt ATTCCTTTGGGTCAATATACTGAGAAAAGATTTGACGAGCCTGAGCTTACACAGGTGATTCTGGAGTTTCAAGCGGAGTTGTCATACCTTGGTGAAGAAATCGCAAAGAGAAACTCGCACCTTGAAGTGCCCTATGACTACCTGCTCCCGTCTCACATTGATAACAGCGTGTCTATTTGA